One segment of Niveibacterium microcysteis DNA contains the following:
- a CDS encoding kinase — protein sequence MIICRTPLRISFFGGGTDYPVWYREHGGKVLSTSINKYSFITLRYLPPFFDYKYRIRYYKREEVNCLDDIKHPAIRECLRYMGVERGIDIVHHGDLPAMSGLGSSSSFTVGMLHSLHALTHSMPTKRELAVKAIHIEQNILNEQVGSQDQTAAAFGGLNLIHFGGQQEVMVEPVILSASRLADLQKHMLLFFTGLQRQASEIAAEQVKATPKKASELSRMGEIVDESVRILVNVDQPITELGRLLDEQWQVKKQLSHLISTNTIDQIYETGIKAGAAGGKLLGAGGGGFMLFIAEPERHAAIREALGHLLCVPFRFDTQGSQIVYYAPFDDELA from the coding sequence ATGATCATCTGCCGGACCCCGCTCCGCATTTCCTTCTTCGGTGGCGGCACCGACTACCCGGTGTGGTACCGCGAGCACGGCGGCAAGGTGCTCAGCACCTCGATCAACAAGTACAGCTTCATCACGCTGCGCTACCTGCCGCCCTTCTTCGACTACAAGTACCGCATCCGCTACTACAAGCGTGAAGAGGTGAATTGCCTCGACGACATCAAGCACCCGGCGATCCGCGAATGCCTGCGCTACATGGGCGTCGAACGCGGCATCGACATCGTGCACCACGGCGATCTGCCCGCGATGTCCGGGCTCGGATCGAGTTCCAGCTTCACCGTCGGCATGCTGCACAGCCTGCATGCGCTCACGCACAGCATGCCGACCAAGCGCGAACTGGCGGTCAAGGCGATCCACATCGAGCAGAACATCCTGAATGAACAGGTCGGTTCGCAGGATCAAACGGCTGCGGCCTTTGGCGGCCTCAATCTGATCCACTTCGGCGGCCAGCAGGAAGTGATGGTCGAACCGGTGATCCTGTCGGCATCGCGCCTCGCCGATCTGCAGAAGCACATGCTGCTGTTCTTCACTGGCCTTCAGCGCCAGGCCAGCGAGATCGCTGCGGAGCAGGTCAAGGCCACGCCGAAGAAGGCGAGCGAGCTGTCGCGCATGGGGGAGATCGTCGACGAATCGGTGCGGATTCTCGTCAACGTGGATCAACCGATTACTGAGCTCGGTCGCTTGCTGGATGAACAGTGGCAAGTAAAGAAACAGCTGTCGCACCTGATCAGCACGAATACCATCGACCAGATCTACGAAACCGGCATCAAGGCCGGGGCGGCGGGCGGCAAACTCTTGGGTGCGGGCGGTGGCGGCTTCATGCTGTTCATCGCCGAACCCGAGCGCCACGCGGCGATCCGCGAAGCACTCGGGCACTTGCTCTGCGTGCCCTTCCGCTTCGACACGCAAGGCAGCCAAATTGTCTACTACGCACCCTTCGATGATGAACTCGCTTGA
- a CDS encoding nucleotidyltransferase family protein encodes MMNSLELSGIDAVVLAGGLGTRLRSVVADRQKAFATVGSEPFAARIFRQLRRAGVRRIVFALGHLADSAAPVLDQWRCERDPQILSSVEPTPLGTGGALRHALPLLESTSVLVMNGDSFVDADLAALLATHRAARAAITLSAVQVTDVSRYGALEFDRDGRYVSAFREKQDTGGCGWINAGIYLLEHEVIAAIPAGRPVSLEREVFPAYTDGRIAVRCESRPFIDIGTPETYAAGAKFFAHVA; translated from the coding sequence ATGATGAACTCGCTTGAGCTCTCAGGGATCGATGCGGTTGTGCTTGCCGGTGGTCTCGGTACGCGGCTGCGCAGCGTCGTTGCTGACCGCCAGAAGGCGTTTGCGACTGTAGGGAGCGAGCCCTTTGCCGCACGGATCTTTCGACAGTTGCGGCGGGCTGGGGTTCGGCGGATCGTTTTCGCGCTAGGCCATCTCGCCGACTCCGCTGCGCCGGTCTTGGACCAGTGGCGCTGCGAGCGTGACCCCCAGATACTCTCGTCCGTCGAACCGACACCGCTTGGCACCGGCGGCGCACTAAGGCATGCACTGCCGTTGCTTGAGAGCACGTCGGTACTCGTGATGAACGGGGACTCATTCGTCGATGCTGATCTTGCAGCCCTGCTCGCTACGCATCGTGCCGCTCGCGCCGCCATTACGCTCAGCGCCGTACAGGTCACAGACGTTTCGCGCTACGGCGCGCTTGAGTTCGATCGGGATGGGCGATACGTCAGCGCTTTCCGTGAGAAGCAAGACACCGGAGGCTGTGGCTGGATCAATGCCGGAATCTACCTCCTAGAGCATGAAGTCATCGCCGCAATACCCGCCGGCCGGCCGGTATCGCTCGAACGGGAAGTGTTCCCTGCCTATACGGACGGACGCATTGCCGTGCGATGTGAGTCACGACCCTTCATCGACATCGGGACGCCGGAAACCTATGCCGCCGGCGCCAAATTCTTCGCGCACGTCGCATGA
- a CDS encoding D-glycero-alpha-D-manno-heptose-1,7-bisphosphate 7-phosphatase, giving the protein MSHGGALFLDRDGVINEDPGYVHRAEDIRFIPGIFELARAAHASAYRVVIVTNQAGIGRGYFSEAQFNTLMQWMRTQFAEAGAPLSAVYHCPCHPEHGLGAYRRESPDRKPAPGMLFRARDELKIDLAASVLVGDKPSDTEAGSRAGVGCRLLYDPLHRAPDDPHASARIEHLSDAIEYLSPHAFRHQLESE; this is encoded by the coding sequence ATGAGTCACGGTGGCGCCCTGTTCCTTGATCGCGACGGCGTGATCAACGAAGACCCGGGCTATGTCCATCGGGCCGAAGACATCCGCTTTATCCCCGGCATCTTCGAACTTGCACGGGCCGCGCACGCCAGTGCCTACCGCGTTGTCATCGTCACCAATCAGGCTGGGATCGGTCGCGGCTACTTCAGCGAGGCACAGTTCAATACGTTGATGCAGTGGATGCGCACTCAGTTCGCGGAAGCCGGCGCTCCGCTGTCTGCCGTGTATCACTGTCCCTGTCATCCGGAGCATGGCCTCGGTGCCTACCGTCGTGAATCCCCGGACCGCAAACCGGCCCCTGGCATGTTGTTCCGCGCACGCGACGAGCTAAAAATCGATCTCGCCGCCTCGGTCCTGGTCGGAGACAAACCAAGTGATACCGAGGCTGGATCACGCGCAGGCGTAGGATGCCGGTTGCTGTACGATCCGCTGCACCGTGCGCCAGATGATCCACACGCCAGTGCTCGGATCGAGCACCTCTCCGACGCCATCGAATACCTGTCGCCCCATGCATTCCGACACCAGCTTGAATCTGAGTGA
- a CDS encoding SDR family NAD(P)-dependent oxidoreductase has product MNLSDRIALVTGATGGIGGAIARKLMMQGARVALASRNAERLAAQIETLRAEGLSPLTTLAYDLDDPDAINAALKGFANTYKRMDILVNAGGIMQDAPLGMISAEAIEHTLQVNVAATIHHMQYAARLMARHGSGSIINLTSIIGVAGGANQTLYAASKAAVIGATKSAARELAPKHIRVNAIAPGFIDTAMTAHYNEAIRTRVIASIGMGRPGSADEVADAALFLASDLSVYVTGQILGVDGGMQA; this is encoded by the coding sequence TTGAATCTGAGTGACCGTATCGCACTCGTAACCGGCGCCACCGGTGGCATCGGCGGCGCCATCGCGCGCAAGCTGATGATGCAGGGCGCACGCGTCGCGCTGGCATCGCGCAATGCCGAGCGTCTTGCCGCGCAAATCGAGACGCTGCGGGCCGAAGGGCTCTCCCCGCTGACGACACTGGCCTATGACCTCGATGATCCTGATGCGATCAACGCGGCGCTGAAAGGCTTTGCGAACACGTACAAGCGCATGGATATTCTCGTCAACGCAGGCGGCATCATGCAGGACGCACCGCTGGGCATGATCAGCGCAGAGGCAATCGAACACACCCTGCAGGTTAACGTGGCCGCAACAATCCACCACATGCAGTACGCGGCGCGATTGATGGCGCGCCATGGCAGCGGCAGTATCATCAACCTCACGAGCATCATCGGCGTAGCAGGCGGCGCGAATCAGACCTTGTACGCAGCAAGCAAGGCTGCCGTCATCGGGGCAACCAAATCCGCCGCGCGGGAACTCGCACCGAAACACATCCGTGTGAACGCAATCGCGCCAGGTTTCATTGATACCGCAATGACCGCCCATTACAACGAGGCGATCCGCACACGCGTCATCGCCAGCATCGGTATGGGACGCCCCGGAAGCGCTGACGAAGTGGCCGACGCCGCCCTATTCCTTGCTTCGGACCTTTCCGTCTACGTCACCGGCCAGATCCTCGGCGTCGACGGCGGCATGCAGGCATGA
- a CDS encoding AMP-binding protein, protein MSFWSLAGDPDAPALIAGAPPHAITYAELRNACDQFNAVLGERKQKRLGFLLCRNDVQSVVAYLAALRAGDCLALLPETIADGALDALLERYRPDWLLGPEERLRERVGSSWQGKRVVLCDSDARPIHIDLALLLSTSGTTGSPRMVRLSYANLAANAASIAEYLALGSAERPITTLPMHYSYGLSVINSHLHVGAALLLTDDAVTTRSFWNRFRDGGATSLAGVPFTWQMLARLRIERMDLPTLRTLTQAGGRLSPELTEHFRQAADAHGWRFFVMYGQTEATARIAYLPPDLLASKIGAIGQAIPGGELSIADDGELLYRGPNVMLGYAESRDDLALGDTLHGVLRTGDLARQDEDGVYWLTGRIKRIAKVFGNRVNLDEVEALIATRLGCAAAALDEDDALRVVLTQPAHEAEVLEVLRNTLGVHPSGLRVCSLDVLPRTSSGKLDYPALRERLKAAPHG, encoded by the coding sequence ATGAGCTTCTGGTCTCTGGCCGGCGATCCTGACGCGCCGGCCCTGATAGCCGGCGCCCCGCCACACGCGATTACTTACGCTGAACTGCGCAACGCGTGCGATCAGTTCAACGCTGTGCTGGGCGAGCGAAAGCAGAAGCGCCTCGGCTTCCTGCTGTGCAGGAATGATGTTCAAAGCGTGGTCGCCTATCTCGCCGCGCTGCGCGCGGGCGACTGCCTGGCACTGCTGCCCGAAACGATCGCCGACGGAGCGCTCGACGCATTGCTGGAGCGCTATCGCCCCGACTGGCTGCTCGGCCCGGAAGAGCGTCTGCGCGAACGTGTCGGCAGCAGTTGGCAGGGCAAGCGCGTAGTGCTTTGCGACAGTGACGCTCGCCCGATCCATATCGATCTGGCGCTGCTACTCTCAACCTCGGGCACCACCGGCAGCCCGCGGATGGTGCGCCTGAGTTACGCAAACCTCGCCGCGAACGCCGCGTCGATCGCTGAATACCTTGCCCTTGGAAGCGCCGAGCGGCCGATCACGACGCTGCCCATGCACTACTCGTACGGCCTTTCGGTCATAAACAGCCATTTGCACGTTGGCGCAGCCCTGTTGCTAACTGATGACGCCGTAACCACCCGCTCGTTCTGGAACCGCTTCCGTGACGGAGGCGCGACTTCGCTGGCAGGGGTGCCGTTTACCTGGCAGATGCTTGCGCGCCTGCGCATCGAACGCATGGACTTGCCAACGCTGCGAACACTGACACAAGCCGGCGGCCGCTTGTCGCCGGAGCTCACCGAGCACTTCAGGCAAGCAGCAGATGCCCACGGCTGGCGTTTCTTCGTGATGTACGGACAAACCGAGGCAACCGCTCGGATTGCTTATCTCCCACCCGACTTGCTCGCATCGAAGATCGGCGCCATCGGCCAGGCGATTCCCGGTGGAGAGCTTTCGATTGCCGACGACGGAGAGCTTCTCTATCGCGGCCCGAACGTGATGCTCGGCTACGCCGAATCTCGCGACGATCTCGCGCTGGGCGATACGCTGCATGGTGTGTTGCGCACCGGCGACCTCGCCCGGCAGGACGAGGACGGGGTGTATTGGCTGACAGGGCGGATCAAGCGTATCGCCAAAGTATTTGGCAATCGCGTGAACCTGGACGAAGTGGAAGCCCTCATTGCAACGCGGTTGGGGTGCGCAGCGGCCGCGCTGGACGAAGACGACGCCCTGCGCGTGGTGCTGACTCAACCCGCACACGAGGCCGAGGTGCTGGAGGTTTTGCGCAACACGCTCGGCGTGCACCCGAGTGGGCTGCGTGTCTGCAGCCTCGACGTGCTTCCGCGTACCAGCTCTGGCAAACTCGATTATCCGGCGCTGCGCGAGCGATTGAAGGCCGCCCCCCATGGCTGA
- a CDS encoding acyl-protein synthetase — protein MADNEQPVGPFATRQSDKRGRLLGRLQALTLHHYTHCVPYARMLEGLHGNWRGASTLEAMPWLPVGLFKHLRLASVPDEEIIRELRSSGTSGSLPSRVLLDRETAAAQTKALARIVSDVLGRARRPMLVVDRIDLLRSGEALSARGAAVLGFGNFGRHHTYALAPDLALDLDAVKAFLARFSDEPVLVFGFTFFVWRDLVQALRARGERLAFPSGSVLLHGGGWKRLADQRVDNTQFKHAVADALGIQQVHNYYGMAEQVGSIFIECEAGRLHTPDYAEVIVRDPITLSPMPMGETGVIQLLSELPRSYPGHSLLTEDIGAVLGEDDCPCGRMGRTLRVDGRLPRAELRGCSDTRPA, from the coding sequence ATGGCTGACAACGAACAGCCGGTGGGGCCATTTGCGACCCGACAATCGGACAAGCGCGGGCGCCTGCTCGGCCGCCTTCAGGCGCTCACCCTTCATCACTACACCCACTGCGTGCCCTACGCTCGGATGCTCGAGGGGCTGCATGGCAACTGGCGCGGGGCCAGCACGCTCGAGGCCATGCCGTGGCTTCCCGTCGGCCTCTTCAAACACCTTCGACTCGCCAGCGTTCCTGACGAAGAAATCATCCGCGAGTTGCGATCCTCGGGCACGAGCGGGAGCCTGCCATCGCGCGTGCTGCTAGACCGCGAAACGGCCGCCGCGCAGACCAAAGCACTCGCGCGCATCGTCAGCGATGTGCTGGGCCGCGCACGCCGCCCAATGCTCGTGGTGGACCGGATTGATCTGCTGCGTTCCGGCGAAGCGCTGTCTGCGCGCGGTGCGGCAGTGCTGGGTTTCGGCAATTTCGGGCGGCATCACACTTATGCGCTGGCGCCCGATCTGGCGCTCGATCTCGATGCGGTGAAGGCGTTTCTCGCGCGCTTCAGCGACGAACCCGTGCTGGTGTTCGGCTTTACCTTTTTTGTATGGCGTGATCTGGTCCAGGCACTGCGCGCACGGGGCGAGCGGCTCGCCTTCCCATCAGGAAGCGTCCTACTGCATGGTGGCGGCTGGAAGCGGCTTGCGGATCAGCGCGTGGACAACACACAGTTCAAACATGCCGTTGCCGATGCGCTCGGCATTCAACAGGTCCACAACTACTACGGTATGGCCGAACAGGTAGGCTCGATCTTCATCGAGTGCGAGGCGGGCCGCTTGCATACGCCGGACTACGCCGAAGTCATTGTGCGCGACCCGATAACGCTCTCCCCCATGCCGATGGGCGAGACCGGGGTGATCCAACTCCTGAGCGAACTGCCGCGGAGCTACCCTGGCCACAGCCTGCTGACCGAAGATATCGGTGCAGTTCTCGGTGAAGATGACTGCCCGTGCGGCAGGATGGGCCGTACGCTCCGGGTGGACGGCCGTCTGCCACGCGCGGAGCTTCGCGGCTGCAGCGACACACGGCCGGCGTGA
- a CDS encoding acyl-CoA reductase, with protein MDLILPSRSDGDAHAQLDGLAANRLRAFDASTLAFLAEFSARLLQDHALRSAPELVALGYWFRPAAIETLRRRHEALAANGVLRARGVVFHVAPANVDAVFVYSWFLSLLCGNRNIVRISRRDNAHRATLLKLLGDTLAAHPQVAACNAVVAYQRDDTVSAALSAHCDLRVVWGGNETVAHFRGIALPPLATELVFPDRQSWALINAEAVMAADDDTLARLASAFHNDAFWFAQQACSSPRAVIWVGGSATIAQAQPRFWHAVREELVRRAETPDASELANRLVAAHRAAAVAEIKLTGRLDDWPLRLAVQAFTPEMRGAHCGYGLFYEVSRDTLAETRELFAAPDQTVAYFGFDRATLAAWAQTLPDRAVDRVVPIGEALRFGDYWDGHDLLMAFSRHVVIA; from the coding sequence ATGGATCTGATTCTCCCCTCCCGCAGCGATGGCGATGCGCACGCCCAGCTCGACGGCCTCGCGGCAAACAGGCTGCGAGCCTTCGACGCAAGCACGCTCGCTTTTCTGGCCGAGTTCTCCGCACGCTTGCTGCAGGACCATGCGCTGCGCAGCGCCCCCGAACTGGTCGCCTTGGGCTATTGGTTCCGCCCCGCGGCCATCGAGACACTGCGGCGCAGACATGAAGCGCTTGCCGCCAACGGCGTGCTGCGCGCGCGCGGCGTCGTTTTTCATGTTGCACCGGCAAACGTCGACGCCGTGTTTGTCTACAGCTGGTTCCTTTCCCTGCTCTGCGGCAACCGAAACATCGTCAGGATTTCTCGTCGCGATAACGCGCACCGTGCGACCTTGCTCAAGCTGCTCGGCGACACACTCGCCGCCCATCCGCAGGTAGCCGCCTGCAACGCGGTAGTGGCTTATCAACGCGACGACACTGTGAGCGCGGCACTCTCGGCACACTGCGATCTGCGCGTTGTGTGGGGCGGTAACGAGACGGTCGCCCACTTCCGAGGCATTGCCCTGCCACCGCTGGCGACGGAGCTTGTCTTCCCCGATCGTCAGTCGTGGGCACTCATCAATGCCGAAGCGGTCATGGCGGCAGACGACGACACGCTTGCGCGGCTCGCCAGCGCCTTCCACAACGACGCATTCTGGTTTGCCCAACAAGCCTGCTCGTCACCACGCGCGGTGATCTGGGTCGGCGGCTCCGCGACGATCGCGCAGGCTCAGCCCCGCTTCTGGCATGCCGTGCGCGAGGAACTGGTGCGCCGCGCAGAGACGCCGGACGCCAGTGAGCTCGCAAATCGCCTCGTCGCTGCACACCGTGCGGCGGCAGTCGCAGAGATCAAACTGACTGGACGCCTGGACGACTGGCCGCTGCGGCTCGCAGTCCAGGCCTTCACGCCGGAGATGCGGGGCGCGCACTGCGGCTACGGGCTGTTCTACGAAGTCTCGCGCGACACCCTCGCCGAGACCCGTGAGCTCTTCGCTGCACCGGATCAGACCGTCGCGTACTTCGGTTTCGACCGCGCGACGCTCGCAGCGTGGGCGCAGACCTTGCCAGACCGCGCGGTGGACCGCGTCGTGCCGATTGGCGAGGCACTACGTTTTGGCGACTACTGGGACGGGCACGATCTGCTGATGGCGTTCTCGCGGCATGTGGTGATCGCATGA
- a CDS encoding GNAT family N-acetyltransferase — MSAQGTVLRRAIDADAAAILRWRNHPEVRRVMFTDHEISAAEHARWWTSLKVRDDYHLLVIEHGGTPCGVVTFSRCADDDTAWLWGFYLDPDGFSDGLERLRAWNGMELASLAWAQTQLGASEVRCEVFTFNTAVLQMHLRHRFRETGRYQRRRGEAVFEVVQLARKP, encoded by the coding sequence ATGAGCGCCCAAGGCACAGTGCTGCGCAGGGCGATCGACGCCGACGCAGCGGCAATCCTGCGTTGGCGCAACCATCCGGAAGTACGCCGCGTGATGTTCACGGATCACGAGATCAGCGCAGCCGAGCACGCCCGCTGGTGGACTAGCCTGAAGGTTCGAGACGACTACCATCTGTTGGTGATCGAGCATGGTGGCACCCCCTGCGGCGTAGTGACCTTCTCGCGCTGCGCCGATGACGACACGGCCTGGCTTTGGGGTTTCTATCTCGATCCCGATGGCTTTTCGGATGGCCTGGAACGGCTTCGCGCCTGGAACGGCATGGAGCTCGCCTCCCTCGCCTGGGCCCAGACACAGCTCGGCGCAAGCGAAGTCCGTTGCGAAGTCTTTACCTTCAACACCGCCGTACTTCAGATGCACTTACGACACCGTTTTCGCGAGACCGGCCGTTACCAGCGCCGGCGCGGCGAGGCGGTATTCGAGGTGGTTCAGCTCGCGCGCAAGCCATAG